The segment TCACCGTTCAATGAACTTTTAACTTAATccactttattattttcaaaatttgcaaagatatatgtttttatttattttttctttaatatgcatatatagaaaaataattaattaatagaattcttgaaaaattatcaagtatttgcaaaaataattattaataaagattttaggGAAACAACTATAGTATGGAACAACTAACAAAGTCTAAACAACAAtagtatgaaaatttattatttcacacgGCTTGCCAAATGGAATATAATATAGTTagttaaatgaatcattaaaattccaatataaataattgcaatctatttaataattcaattcttacacaaatgtgtgtgtgtcttaatattttataattattcctaCAGTTTTAATGACCATAGGCAGTTACTTAATCAGAAATCTGTCACTGATTCCATGACCTCAAAATACGATTATATTAGgctcatctattttctaaatttagctaAACCTTTTTATACATTCAGGTCCACAAATTACCCAAATATTAAATGGAATCCTTCTTTAGCCTTCAACAAGGCAAGAAAATTACATGATCAAATATTTGGTTAAACAAAAATGGTTTCAGGTTCAttcacacaaatgaaaatattgttgtgaaacatattttaaaacgtttaaaaattaattaaatttagactaaagaattttacagcaattaaattaaaatttttaaatagtgtaaaaatccttttttgtgcaggaatactttatttaaataccactttaatagaaaattcaaaggATCAGAGAGAAAACTACACCAgcaaatcttcaattttttaaaaatttaaaatgtttagtttgacatgaaatgaaattgatattgcagaaaacaaattagaaaattatggagatttattttttaaaaatatacattatgaaAGCTTAACACATCACTTAGTGAAAATGACAAATCTATGTAAGTTATGAAATCTCAGCAGCATGTTTCCTTACAGCTGCATCTAAAATAGCATAAATATCTTTACAGCCCTGAATagcaatttttcgaattttgcCTATATGGTCTGTGTGTAATCGTTCTGTCATCTCATCACATGCAATAAGTTCTGACTTTTTCAAAATAGCCAAATTAAGTTCTGTGCCTCCCAGAAAACCTTCAAAGTGATTAATGTCCATGAGAGGAGTTTCATTTACAAACCCTGCTGAACAGGCACACAAGTAATCTTTGAGAGGAATTCCTGCATTTATAAGAGCCAAGGTGCCAGCATTTATACATGCACTGCAGTTACCACCATCAGCATGAAGAacctacaaaaaaataaaaaaaaagtcattacctatcattatttaatttttatatttataaaatgcagtaGTTGTGTACACCtttcaaagatgaaattttatgatgGTACCTAATTTGGAAgaataatttatgcataaaattgccATGCTGGAAAGTAGGGATTGGATTCTAAGACCAGCAATAAGGATTGGAGAGTAGTTAGAAAATAGAGAACACATAAATTAGTCGATAGTGACTTTTAGTCTCAAACTTATTCGTGAAATTTAATCTTACACGTAATTTGTCAAATTATACTCACGATTAATTCAATGCATACATCTgtgcaacaaaaataatatacaaactaCAGCCAACCAGaccaaaacagaaataataatcttgccaattcaaaaaatttagtaTGCACAATTCTTTTACCAATTATATCATCCTTGGAACAGAAGATTGATTAAATGATGCAGACAGAAAgagaaatacaacaaaataattattctatggcccgagaaaaaaaaattaatttatgtaaaaaataaataaataaataaaattaaaaattaaaacctgcTATCGCAAagttcaagttatcatgtgagaacatttttatCGATGAATTGTTTAGAGCTAGAAACAATATTTGAAACTCGGAATCAAAACGGAGACGTTATGTGTTGAATGTTGACGGTtgtgattcagaatccaaatgAAAAACTTTCTGTGTTTGAAATTGAGTGTTGCGATTGAGAATCAGTAACACACTGCATACATTTACGCTTTCTTCGTTCCTGTTGTAAAGCTATTTTACGTTCATGTTTGATTCGAccagcttctaattttaaattttcatcattcgtttttgttgattgaagGTTTTGTTCCGGCATCTGTTTTCCGGAACAAAATCTTTGTCTTtcgttccctttctttttttctttgcaaggctTCATAGGGAGAAAGCTTAGGACActccatttatgatttattcattgcctacgcgatttcgagattcgacccccccccctcctaaccaaaacaacatcatgttcttttTCCGTTTCTCGGCTCCTAATAATGTAAGCGACGTAAATGTGGCATCGTTCGATAGAGGTCATCGAGTACAGTGTATCGATGCCAGTCGTAAAGAGAGTTTTTGCAAAAACGAGGCCGAAAACCTCGCtcgaaaattcacatttttacaaCTTTGAGAGCCAGTAACTCGCGAATCACTCAGAGCAGCAATGTGAAACTCGTATCGTTACGTGCATTTCGGCGAGTACTATTCAACCATATGAGCAAATGCAATGTAactcgaatttgtaaatttcgagacCCGCTCTTGTACCCTATCGAGACTAGAGTTTCGGTAAAAGTGTTATTCGAACTCTATTCATCGAGACGAATTTTAGACGGGTCGCACTCGTCTCTACGTTGCTTAGAATTCGAGATATAACAACTTCCGGTCTGACCGGAACTTGACGTCATCCCGAGACCCACAGGAGCTCTATGATATCGACCCGACATTGATTTgaccaatattaagcaaaatccgtactgcgcatgcgcaatggatccaaaattttgGGGAGGCTTAGATGACCCCCGGGGTAATTCCAAGTGAAAACCCATTGTCTCTAACATATGTATAAAACGGTatgagacgcgtgaggatagaacctgggacctttgggttagcagtccagtaacataccgattttgctaaaacagctgttcgggcagaagcgctgttactggcttatatgcgattcaccacagtactctccctccagtgaggcgaaggggagacgaacgatattgcgttgagtggtgatgtattgagtagtagctgttgtcttaatgggccgtaCCCTTATTGTAGTTTACGAAATATAACTAAAACCATCTGTGCATGCGCAGTAGAGGATTCATGGGAAATCTTCTATAGCCCCATAGGATTCATGGAAAACCCATTCCAGAAAACCCATTGTCTCCAATATACGTAGTTTACGATATGTGACGAAAACCATCTGAGTACATGCAGTAGATGACTTCATAGGTTGTCTTCTATAGCCTCACGagattactatggtgaaaacagcacgtcaaccttttaaaaacgcatctgctttcaaagaagcatacataataataataatgccaaTACTGGTAGTAGCAAATGAAGATGAATAttaccatttatgctttattcattgcctacgcgatttcgagcttcaattattTAAAACCCCATAACGaaaacaacattatgttctcacatgatcggggggaaaaaaaaacaaaaacaactggCATATTCTTAATAAGAGAATATAAATAGGAAATACAGTCAAATAGTgcacaaatcttttaaaattattaaaacaaaacaatagaatttgaaatagttttttctaataaaattctaataaaatttttctaataaaattagcaattttacGCCATActcagaatataaattatttacacatatttttgacataatgtaaaataaataaattaattaagaattttcacATCATTTTCAGAGTTCAAAGAATTACTAGAATATTGGATTTGCCTTAAATCTTACTAAatgactaataattaaaaagtagaaaaaatttgaaatcactaGTACATATGTTCTATATAAGATCAGATGATTTATTGAAAGAAGAATATGACCCCCCTCCTCACCATGATGCAATTATCTCATGTAACAAAGCTTTATCACTTTTTGTGTATTCTTTCACCAGttgattaacaaataaatattaaataataatcttaccattattataaaaacaattctaaatgtaattttttataacatgaaaGATGTAGAATTAAcacaaagaaaatttgaaattcattaaatttcatattcaattcaaaaatacaaaagaaaatttgctaTCACTgcaatgcaaataattaaatcaaaaacaatttttttccccttccaatTCATAATTGATTTAGCAAAAACAATAGGCATATAACAATatacaaacataatttcaatacttctgacttttatagaaaaatttttttgtcaatgaCCCCATCttctggaataaaataaattaataaccctgtttatatttaattagaggcaaattaataaattattttttttaaaaactttaaacaaacattttaggCTTAGAACATATTATTTCAACAATGTTTTGtacgtatattttatttttcagagtaccacaattattaaacaaatgatataaattacataatacaGAGCacaatgctttttttaatcatttaattattatgttacaGAATAATATAAGAATGCAGACTTTACAGGGTTAAATTAAAGCCAAAGAGGAACCCTTATGCTGTTttgttaattatcaaaattaaaataaatttaataataaatttttaggagAAGCATATCATTAGGCATTGTTTATCAGAAGGAAACTACCCCAATTTAAACATATGATGAATTAACATCAAATaaccaatgaattaaaataaatatatctaattcatCTTTCCCAagtttacattcttttatatttccatattttgtaattgtattttttgtaatttgtagattcaaaagctgaaaaaaaaaaataaagaaaattaacaaacaaaaaatgaaatgggTGAATAAACACTAATATaacaaaattctgttaaatatcaGATTCAAAAATTGTActataatatagaataaaatcacTTCAAATTAAGAAAAGACAGTTAATTGTCTATtcactcaaaaattataaatctgtagcaagggaaaaaaaaaaaagcaatatgagaaataagcaaataaataaataaagaagtcgATCCTAAAAAGTCTAGAATTCAAATAGTTTGTAGGACCAATATATTGAGCGTGAAGCCTAGGTTTAAGAATCCTATTTTTTACTTAACTAATTGTAAAGGGGAGGGGTAACCTTGAAACAAGCAATAATTGCAATATAGCCATTTTCAATGCAACaattagaaagtaataaattagagaaatagaAAAATGGTTCCCtttaaatagaagaaatgttaacataaaactcaaataattcttcattgtattaaagtaatttatcaaaaaatttgtaatgctATCTTTAGTaagtaatatgaatataatatcaaATGCAAGTgattaataaattcgaaaaaaattcttGGCACAGCGCAAAAGCATGGAAAGAATTAAGCAAACAAACAATCCAAAAGTCAGGAATTCTGCCAAAATGAACTTCcctgaaaatgtattaaaaattattcaccaaCCGAACATATAGATGCTCATGATCTGCAACTCATATCAATCGATGATATTTTAACacagattattattaataatgtgaATGATTAATTCATAAACATACAAAGACAACAGTTATGGtgatgaatataatataaatataaaaatttctgatggAAAGCAActctttattgaaatatatggatcttttttagataaaatatctgGACTTGAAAAGGAAAATGTTGAAACACATGAGcttttgaataatatgaaaaaattaatgggATGGAAAGTAATTCATAAATGTTGCATATAGAAAAGAATGCTGCACTCTATAGCAAATAACTTATTGTTCTTAACATTTGTAGCCTATGAATAaggataaacaatttttttagaataagaaatgGTTATGATCATTCTTATTTAGTgttcaaaatcaatattattcaaataaaagatatgaaaacaCCTAATCATCATGTTTCCATAAATTTCatagttattgcattttttaaattaaattttaaaaatttgatattgtaatttcaatatattcttaCAATCTGAACCTCACAATGTTTTGCTACTGCTAAATTTGAGAAGATATATAATTGGCATCaatacaattgaaaatttgatgtcAATTATTGTTTTTAGTGAAAAATTTACGTATACATTATTATGGAGAAAATATGAATGGAAAAAAtggagtaaaatatcttcagataacaCCAAAAAGTTGGTCAAATCAGTACCATGACGTTTAAAGACCTTTATAAAAgctaaaagacatgcaacttaatattAACTCTTTCTAtgcaagatattataaaaattccattggtgtattttcaattttttgaggcaaaaatctgcatatgtttatttaaaatgcttctgaaatttttcaatttagaagttttttgttgattgttctttatttttactttaaattaaaccatttgttatgtgaaaataaaaacatttttttttttgtataacaataaaattataaaataacattcactttgaaagaatatatttagtGCCATCCACAGTagagcaaaggaaaaaaaaaaaaaaaaaaatgtagattaaaatttattatatgtgggtttataaaatttatttatgtaggcatataaaattttcaaagcaaacttatattttaatacaaaataaatttatgtattattctgtttctaaaacaaatttctgTATAGTACTTAAATTAATCTCTTTACAAGGTAGATAATTTCTTCTAGACATGCctttctatataataattttggaaacaaaGATATGAAGATAGCTTTTTTAGTAAGGTAAACTAGTGATATTAAAACTGAATGCATTatgttagtaaaatatatttatgctaatTCTTCACGTCAATGAATTCTGCTTATAGAGCACTGCTATTTGTTTttaacgaatttaaatattttgaataaaatctcattataggtttgaaatatatttcttatacaatGACCTAATATGACTTgttacaattatttcttttatttataataaatagttttaaataaaggcAAATACAGAGTGTAAGAAAATGACAAAGGGTTCAAGTATAGTTTCAAAACACAAGTGGAATAATTTTACCaattgtttttcttatataaaaaacagACATCAACAAAGTGTAAGTAGATGTAAGAATAAGAGTATTTTCTTGTAAATAGAACATCAAAGAATCATAGTGGGTTGAGTGTGacatgtaatttaatattaacgTGTATTCCAAGCAAAATTCAAACGTATAATATAGCAAGAAACAAggaaaaaataatcagtttaaatagatagaagtaattttaaaaaataaattcataccaAGAAAAATAGATCAATCTGTGATCC is part of the Argiope bruennichi chromosome 10, qqArgBrue1.1, whole genome shotgun sequence genome and harbors:
- the LOC129988510 gene encoding exosome complex component RRP41-like — its product is MAGLELLSDQGIRMDGRRPNELRKIECKLGVSEGADGSAYFQQGNTTVLATVYGPHEISGRKSKALADRALVNCNYKTAPFSTNTRTKSSVYDRRAQEMSNILKSAFESTILTSLYSGSQIDLFFLVLHADGGNCSACINAGTLALINAGIPLKDYLCACSAGFVNETPLMDINHFEGFLGGTELNLAILKKSELIACDEMTERLHTDHIGKIRKIAIQGCKDIYAILDAAVRKHAAEIS